In Chthonomonadales bacterium, one genomic interval encodes:
- a CDS encoding zf-TFIIB domain-containing protein: MECPRCGGPLAARPFGSTELDGCARCGGVWFDCDELKRLTRDPEAGLMSVERAFAPALSAVLEPGAMRCPRCADPLEPFRFEHTPEVGLDVCRRCRGIWLDHGEMEAISRRVARVRPEGERGGTAPDVGSVRARHVAAFLVSSVCGRCGRPNPSNALSCHACGAELGGHPTLRLCPRCDHPMRELREAAAAVEACVLCSGIWFDGGKLAVLMRCGVDAVEALQRAVLTARASAGADASRVARCPACHWDLERTHFGASRSLLVDVCGVCRGVWLDAGELMAARAVLERDGLLGLSGPADAWGAG, from the coding sequence ATGGAGTGCCCGCGCTGCGGGGGCCCGCTGGCCGCCCGTCCCTTCGGCAGCACCGAGCTGGACGGCTGCGCGCGCTGCGGCGGCGTTTGGTTCGACTGCGACGAGCTCAAGCGCCTCACGCGAGACCCCGAGGCCGGCCTGATGTCGGTTGAGCGCGCATTCGCGCCGGCGCTCTCCGCCGTGCTGGAGCCCGGCGCCATGCGTTGTCCACGCTGCGCCGATCCGCTGGAGCCCTTCCGCTTCGAGCACACCCCGGAGGTGGGACTCGACGTCTGCCGTCGGTGCCGCGGCATCTGGCTAGACCACGGGGAGATGGAGGCGATCTCCCGGCGCGTCGCGCGGGTGCGTCCAGAAGGTGAGCGCGGCGGCACGGCGCCCGACGTCGGGTCGGTTCGTGCGCGACACGTCGCCGCGTTCCTTGTGTCGAGCGTCTGCGGGAGGTGCGGCCGGCCGAATCCCTCCAACGCGCTCTCTTGCCATGCGTGCGGCGCCGAACTCGGCGGACATCCCACGCTGCGCCTCTGTCCGCGATGCGACCACCCGATGCGCGAGCTGCGCGAGGCCGCCGCGGCCGTGGAAGCCTGCGTTCTCTGCTCGGGGATCTGGTTCGACGGCGGCAAGCTCGCCGTGCTGATGCGCTGCGGTGTGGACGCGGTGGAGGCGCTGCAGCGTGCCGTCCTGACGGCTCGAGCATCCGCCGGCGCCGACGCGAGCCGCGTGGCACGGTGCCCGGCCTGCCACTGGGACCTGGAGCGCACCCACTTCGGGGCGAGCCGCTCGCTCCTGGTGGACGTGTGCGGCGTCTGTCGTGGAGTGTGGCTGGACGCCGGCGAGCTGATGGCG
- the typA gene encoding translational GTPase TypA, whose translation MEGPRSAAALGAARERDDCLHHTTGERVGGVPAAPPEGEAGGIILPLPGGGSLRNQLLRNIAIIAHVDHGKTTLVDAMLRQGHVFRDNQTVAERVMDSLDQERERGITIVSKNTAVFYYPGQERDERAAGPGARRREPVKINIVDTPGHADFGGEVERVMGMVDGVLLLVDAVEGPMPQTRFVTQKALRAGHRAIVVVNKIDRGDARPDHVIDATFDLFVQLGADDRQLDFPIVYTNAIAGTSTLDSARPGRDLRPLFDAIVEHIPAPQGDGEASLAMLVSSLDYDEYRGRIAIGRIYAGTLRPNQQVTYITRQDEHRAGRVVSVFVFDGLRRVETPVAQAGEIVAVTGIADVNIGETLTDRDNPNPLPMPPVDEPTLRMTFAVNTSPFAGREGQYSTSRKLRERLVRELETNVSLRMQETESPDAFLISGRGELHLAVLIEAMRREGYELQVSQPEVIYREVDGVLCEPVEEATVDVAEEYMGSVIEQLGQRRGEMQDMAAPGDGTVHLVYRVPTRGLLGFRSEFITMTRGTGILNTLFAGYRPLAGEIAVERSGSLIATEPGTATAFGLHNAEARGALFIAPGVAVYEGMIVGRHQRESDLEVNVCKAKHLTNMRSSTSDIAVRLTPHVVMTLDRAIEYIGPDELVEVTPKSVRMRKRILGTEQRRKAEKRQEAARA comes from the coding sequence ATGGAGGGCCCGCGGAGCGCAGCCGCTCTGGGCGCGGCCCGCGAACGCGACGACTGCCTCCATCATACCACCGGCGAGAGGGTTGGAGGGGTGCCGGCAGCTCCGCCCGAGGGGGAGGCCGGTGGTATAATACTACCCCTGCCGGGAGGAGGGTCTTTGAGAAACCAACTGCTTCGCAACATCGCCATCATCGCCCACGTTGACCACGGGAAGACCACCCTGGTCGACGCCATGCTGCGCCAGGGGCACGTCTTTCGCGACAACCAGACCGTGGCCGAGCGCGTGATGGACTCCCTTGATCAGGAGCGAGAGCGCGGCATCACCATTGTGTCCAAGAACACCGCCGTGTTCTACTATCCCGGGCAAGAGCGGGACGAGCGCGCCGCCGGCCCCGGCGCCCGGCGGCGCGAGCCGGTGAAGATTAACATCGTGGACACCCCGGGCCACGCCGACTTCGGCGGCGAAGTCGAGCGCGTGATGGGGATGGTGGACGGCGTGCTGCTGCTCGTGGACGCCGTCGAGGGCCCGATGCCTCAAACGCGCTTTGTGACGCAGAAGGCACTGCGGGCCGGCCACCGCGCCATCGTCGTCGTGAACAAGATCGACCGCGGCGACGCTCGACCGGACCACGTCATCGACGCCACCTTCGATCTGTTCGTGCAACTGGGCGCCGACGACCGGCAGCTCGACTTCCCGATCGTCTACACCAACGCGATCGCGGGTACCTCCACGCTCGACAGCGCTCGCCCCGGACGCGACCTGCGACCGCTGTTTGACGCCATCGTGGAGCACATCCCCGCGCCTCAGGGCGATGGCGAGGCTTCGCTGGCGATGCTGGTCAGCAGCCTGGATTACGACGAGTACCGCGGGCGGATCGCCATCGGCCGCATCTACGCTGGCACGCTGCGCCCCAACCAGCAGGTCACCTACATTACGCGTCAGGATGAGCACCGGGCGGGCCGCGTCGTGAGCGTCTTCGTCTTCGACGGCCTCAGGCGCGTGGAGACGCCCGTTGCCCAGGCCGGCGAGATCGTCGCGGTCACCGGCATCGCCGACGTGAACATCGGCGAGACGCTCACCGACCGCGACAACCCGAACCCGCTGCCGATGCCGCCCGTGGACGAGCCGACCCTCCGGATGACCTTTGCCGTGAACACATCGCCGTTCGCGGGCCGTGAGGGCCAGTACAGCACCTCCCGAAAGCTGCGCGAGCGGCTGGTACGCGAGCTCGAGACCAACGTGAGTCTGCGGATGCAGGAGACGGAGAGCCCCGACGCCTTCCTGATCAGCGGTCGCGGCGAGCTGCACCTGGCGGTGCTGATCGAGGCCATGCGTCGCGAGGGGTATGAGCTGCAGGTGTCCCAGCCCGAGGTGATCTATCGGGAGGTGGACGGCGTCCTCTGCGAGCCCGTGGAGGAGGCGACGGTGGACGTGGCCGAGGAGTACATGGGGTCAGTCATCGAGCAGCTCGGCCAGCGCCGGGGCGAGATGCAGGACATGGCCGCTCCGGGCGACGGCACGGTGCACCTCGTCTACCGCGTGCCGACGCGCGGCCTGCTCGGCTTTCGCTCCGAGTTCATCACGATGACGCGCGGCACCGGAATCCTCAACACCCTCTTCGCTGGCTACCGGCCGCTGGCCGGAGAGATCGCGGTGGAGCGCAGCGGTTCGCTCATCGCGACGGAGCCGGGGACTGCCACGGCCTTCGGCCTGCACAACGCCGAGGCTCGCGGCGCGCTCTTCATCGCCCCTGGCGTCGCCGTCTACGAAGGCATGATCGTCGGCAGGCACCAGCGAGAGAGCGATCTCGAGGTTAACGTCTGCAAGGCAAAGCACCTTACGAACATGCGCAGCAGCACGAGCGATATCGCCGTGCGCCTGACGCCCCACGTGGTGATGACGCTGGACCGCGCGATCGAGTACATCGGCCCTGACGAGCTCGTGGAAGTCACTCCGAAGAGCGTTCGGATGCGCAAGCGCATCCTGGGGACCGAGCAACGGCGCAAGGCCGAGAAGCGCCAGGAGGCGGCCCGCGCGTGA
- a CDS encoding PD-(D/E)XK nuclease family protein, producing the protein MQLSFNKLRTFGECALKYRYAYVERLPRPPVKSLLFHRRLHAALARYHLLARRDGQVRLDELLGVYRESMQADRDPSVEQTKAYQEGEAILRLYHQTESARERVPAYLEHKLRVPFGPYTLTGVVDRIDFADGGGYSLVDYKLDRELPEGNAADRSPQLSFYALIVFEGLGVLPDELRLHFLRHGVEHVSHRGRSDLAATVGWVDEAAARMREERRWSPSEGAGCRTCAFWAHCPAKTGRPRPPAPVWQQGALDLG; encoded by the coding sequence ATGCAGCTCTCGTTCAACAAGCTCCGGACGTTCGGAGAGTGCGCGCTGAAGTACCGGTACGCCTACGTTGAGCGTCTGCCCCGCCCGCCCGTCAAGTCGCTCCTTTTCCACCGTCGCCTGCACGCCGCGCTCGCCCGCTACCACCTGCTGGCCCGACGTGACGGGCAGGTGCGCCTCGATGAGCTCCTCGGCGTCTACCGCGAGTCCATGCAGGCCGACCGCGACCCCTCGGTTGAGCAGACGAAGGCCTACCAGGAAGGCGAGGCGATCCTGCGCCTCTACCACCAGACCGAGAGCGCGCGTGAGCGCGTTCCCGCCTACCTGGAGCACAAGCTGCGGGTTCCCTTCGGACCCTACACCCTTACCGGCGTCGTCGACCGGATCGACTTCGCCGACGGCGGGGGCTACTCGCTCGTCGACTACAAACTGGACCGTGAGCTGCCCGAGGGGAACGCCGCGGACCGGAGCCCACAGCTCTCGTTCTACGCGCTGATCGTGTTCGAGGGGCTGGGCGTGCTGCCCGACGAGCTCCGATTGCACTTCCTGCGGCATGGCGTGGAGCACGTGAGCCATCGCGGTCGCTCGGATCTGGCGGCCACGGTCGGGTGGGTCGACGAGGCGGCGGCCCGGATGCGCGAGGAGCGGCGCTGGTCGCCGTCGGAAGGGGCGGGGTGCCGAACCTGCGCGTTCTGGGCCCACTGCCCCGCCAAGACGGGCCGCCCGCGCCCGCCGGCGCCGGTGTGGCAGCAGGGAGCGCTCGACCTGGGCTGA
- a CDS encoding Gfo/Idh/MocA family oxidoreductase gives MGERRIRVGVVGVGRGMTFAAMAEHVGMELVALCDTWEERLHDAAARCGVAGYTHFDRFLEHEMDAVVLANYYHEHAPLAVRALESGRHVMSECIACKTPAEGVALARAVERSRRIYLFAENYAYFRYVQEMRRLYHAGEIGEVRYAEGEYNHPIDARGMAQLAPGTGHWRNHIPPTYYPTHAMSPIMFVTDTRPVSVNALSIPRSDPEAAGLHVRRGDNGAVILCRLSNGGAARLMGLGLRGHSIWYRFHGTRGLMENLRTGNTDMLRVLHEPWDLRPGDSRERIYLPEFPVRADLAERAGHGGGDFFTSHYFAEAIRTGEAPYLDVYRGLDMTLVGIQAWRSCLAGGAPFEVPDFRSEETRRRYEADAWSPFPEDRGPGQPWPSILGEVVPSAEALAYVRSVWAEMGYHGD, from the coding sequence ATGGGCGAGCGGCGCATCCGGGTGGGGGTCGTCGGCGTGGGACGGGGCATGACGTTCGCCGCCATGGCGGAGCATGTGGGCATGGAGCTGGTTGCCCTCTGCGACACCTGGGAGGAGCGGCTGCACGACGCGGCCGCGCGCTGTGGCGTCGCGGGCTACACGCACTTCGACCGTTTCCTCGAACACGAGATGGACGCCGTCGTGCTCGCCAACTACTACCACGAGCACGCGCCCCTGGCGGTTCGCGCGCTCGAGTCCGGCCGGCACGTGATGAGCGAGTGCATCGCCTGCAAGACGCCGGCCGAGGGCGTCGCTTTGGCGCGTGCCGTGGAGCGAAGCCGGCGCATCTACCTGTTCGCGGAAAACTACGCCTACTTCCGCTACGTGCAGGAGATGCGCCGGCTCTACCACGCCGGTGAGATCGGAGAGGTGCGCTACGCGGAGGGTGAGTACAACCACCCGATCGATGCCCGCGGCATGGCCCAGCTCGCGCCGGGAACGGGCCACTGGCGCAACCACATCCCGCCGACCTACTATCCCACGCACGCGATGTCGCCCATCATGTTCGTCACCGACACGCGCCCGGTCAGTGTCAACGCGCTCAGCATTCCGCGCTCCGACCCGGAGGCCGCCGGCCTGCACGTGCGGCGTGGCGACAACGGGGCGGTAATCCTCTGCAGGCTGAGCAACGGCGGCGCCGCGCGGCTCATGGGCCTGGGCTTGCGCGGCCACAGCATCTGGTACCGCTTCCACGGAACGCGCGGCCTGATGGAGAACCTGCGCACCGGCAACACGGACATGCTCCGTGTTCTGCACGAGCCCTGGGACCTGAGGCCGGGCGACTCGCGCGAGCGTATCTACCTGCCCGAGTTCCCCGTGCGCGCCGACCTCGCCGAGCGCGCCGGGCACGGCGGAGGAGACTTCTTCACCTCCCACTACTTCGCGGAGGCGATCCGAACCGGCGAGGCGCCATACCTCGACGTGTACCGGGGCCTCGACATGACGCTCGTTGGCATCCAGGCCTGGCGGTCCTGCCTGGCCGGCGGCGCGCCGTTCGAGGTGCCGGACTTCCGAAGCGAGGAGACGCGCCGGCGCTACGAGGCCGATGCCTGGTCGCCGTTCCCCGAGGACCGCGGGCCCGGTCAGCCGTGGCCGAGCATCCTGGGCGAGGTCGTGCCCTCCGCGGAGGCGCTCGCCTACGTGCGCTCCGTGTGGGCGGAGATGGGCTACCACGGCGACTGA
- a CDS encoding GNAT family N-acetyltransferase has product MEIRRIEGEEVPQAFYVASHAFMAGSRDMSWLDDPNRPEQTGFAVWDGGGLQATVVIEHYRARFGPEVVLPLGGIAGVACLAPARGRGYAGAGLRRALEHMREAGQVVSALFPFSWDYYRRFGWEWVGATRRYTARTASLPADGAAEHVRMARAAERPAVEACYAAFTRRYRGAFERDARQWNAILDDTEKEFVFTYLYDAGDGPEGYITYRGGRREHTGLRELVALTGRAQLGLLGVVRRQYMQWDNVGWSAPPDDALWSRYQHWDLETRVSPATQARVVDLPAAMRAWRPAPEARGSLVLAVEDEAAPWNAGTWRVAFEGGAVEARPGRDEPDVSLDIQALSQAYFGTPSVPDLRAAERIVVHREAGYMALRDLLAGPPMWMNDSF; this is encoded by the coding sequence TTGGAGATCCGCCGCATCGAGGGCGAGGAGGTGCCGCAGGCGTTCTATGTGGCTTCGCATGCGTTCATGGCGGGCAGCCGCGACATGAGCTGGCTCGATGACCCGAATCGGCCCGAGCAGACGGGGTTCGCCGTGTGGGACGGTGGGGGGCTTCAGGCTACGGTGGTCATCGAGCACTATCGCGCGCGGTTCGGCCCGGAGGTCGTGCTTCCCCTCGGCGGGATCGCCGGAGTGGCGTGCCTTGCGCCCGCCCGCGGGCGCGGGTACGCCGGGGCGGGCCTGCGCCGCGCGCTCGAGCATATGCGCGAGGCTGGCCAGGTGGTCTCCGCGCTCTTCCCGTTCAGTTGGGACTACTACCGGCGCTTCGGCTGGGAGTGGGTGGGCGCCACCCGCCGCTACACGGCGCGGACCGCCTCGCTCCCGGCCGATGGAGCGGCCGAGCACGTGCGTATGGCCCGCGCCGCCGAGAGGCCGGCCGTCGAGGCCTGCTACGCCGCGTTCACGCGGCGCTACCGCGGCGCCTTCGAGCGCGACGCCCGTCAGTGGAATGCCATCCTCGACGACACCGAGAAGGAGTTCGTCTTCACCTACCTCTACGATGCCGGCGACGGGCCCGAGGGGTACATCACCTACCGCGGAGGCCGCCGCGAGCACACCGGCCTGCGCGAGCTCGTTGCCCTCACCGGGCGCGCCCAACTCGGTCTGCTCGGCGTTGTGCGCCGCCAGTACATGCAGTGGGACAACGTGGGCTGGAGCGCCCCGCCGGACGACGCACTGTGGTCTCGCTACCAGCACTGGGACCTCGAGACGCGCGTGAGTCCGGCGACGCAGGCGCGAGTCGTGGACCTGCCGGCAGCGATGCGGGCCTGGAGGCCCGCCCCGGAGGCCCGGGGCTCGCTCGTCCTGGCGGTCGAGGACGAGGCGGCGCCGTGGAACGCGGGAACCTGGCGCGTGGCGTTCGAGGGGGGCGCCGTCGAGGCCCGGCCGGGGCGCGACGAGCCGGACGTGTCGCTCGACATCCAGGCGCTCTCGCAGGCCTACTTCGGCACCCCAAGCGTTCCGGACCTGCGGGCCGCTGAGCGCATCGTGGTCCACCGTGAGGCTGGCTACATGGCACTGCGCGACCTGCTGGCCGGGCCGCCGATGTGGATGAACGATAGCTTCTGA
- the priA gene encoding primosomal protein N' codes for MLTGSLWEEFAGADVADVVVDVEAPDLLPAYTYLVPEGLREVVRPGVCVQVPFGGQSRAGYVVALRRVPPDDPLFARLLPVAAIVEGAVTVIEKQIALARWVADRYVADLPSAMRCIAPAAMGSRVATFVRFVRDSAEHGAEPEADGCARAPVQSHILATLRRLGGEAEIDVLRAAAQAPSFSAAYGALLRKRILAETARALRPRAAAATARAYTLGVVVGTLNERPSAAAARILDALAGFQRRGEAPVPGPTLLAAADAAQGALRTLTRKGAVVACQVPRRRAPLRQAPTPSAAPLLTAGQRAAVARLGGMMAAGEPGVALLHGVTASGKTEVYLDAIARTLAAGRTAIVLVPEIALTAQVVEVFTARFGDEVAVLHSRLSMGEHHDEWRRLQEGSARIAVGARSAVFAPLERLGLVVVDEEHEASYKQESQPRYHARETAMQRGADSGALVVLGSATPSLESYHAAAAGRFALVEMPERVDARPLPAVSVVDLREEIREHRALFSRELLGALAERLARRQQSILFLNRRGYAQFVLCRDCGFVARCPNCAVSLTYHAAESALRCHHCDYARSAPTLCPDCGGRKVKSFGIGTERVEEEVLAHFPDARVVRLDRDTVTRKGAHAGILGRFRRGEADVLIGTQMVAKGLDFPNVTLVGVITADTGIHMPDFRAAERTFQLLTQVAGRAGRGEHPGSVVIQTFSPDHYGVQRAVEQDYAGFYAREIRFREELGYPPFRRLANLVVADPAAAGARDRCEGLAAALRATLPREIELIGPAPAPLARLRGRYRRHIVLRAPVEAPLSTLVQQALASMASQERHGIVVDIDPVGMA; via the coding sequence ATGCTCACCGGCAGTCTCTGGGAGGAGTTCGCCGGCGCCGACGTGGCCGACGTGGTCGTCGACGTTGAGGCGCCCGACCTCCTGCCCGCCTACACCTACCTGGTGCCCGAGGGGCTCCGCGAGGTCGTGCGCCCCGGAGTCTGCGTCCAGGTGCCCTTCGGCGGCCAGAGCCGCGCCGGGTACGTGGTCGCGCTGCGGCGCGTTCCGCCCGACGACCCGCTCTTCGCGCGGCTCCTGCCCGTGGCCGCGATCGTCGAGGGCGCCGTCACGGTCATCGAGAAGCAGATCGCCCTGGCGCGGTGGGTGGCCGATCGCTACGTGGCCGACCTGCCGAGCGCCATGCGCTGCATCGCGCCCGCGGCGATGGGCTCGCGCGTCGCCACCTTCGTGCGCTTCGTCCGTGATTCGGCCGAGCACGGCGCCGAGCCAGAGGCCGACGGGTGCGCCCGGGCGCCCGTGCAGTCTCACATTCTGGCCACGCTGCGCCGGCTGGGCGGCGAGGCCGAGATCGACGTGCTGCGCGCCGCGGCGCAAGCGCCGTCGTTCTCCGCCGCCTACGGCGCGCTGCTGCGCAAGCGCATCCTTGCCGAGACCGCGCGGGCGCTCCGACCTCGGGCCGCGGCGGCGACAGCGCGCGCCTACACGCTCGGCGTCGTCGTGGGGACGCTCAACGAGCGCCCTAGCGCGGCGGCCGCGCGCATCCTCGACGCGCTGGCCGGCTTCCAGCGTCGGGGCGAGGCGCCCGTCCCGGGCCCGACCCTGCTGGCTGCGGCGGATGCTGCCCAGGGCGCGCTACGCACGCTGACGCGCAAGGGCGCCGTCGTGGCCTGCCAGGTGCCCCGGCGCCGCGCTCCGCTCAGGCAGGCGCCGACACCCAGCGCCGCCCCCTTGCTCACCGCCGGCCAGCGCGCCGCCGTTGCGCGCCTCGGCGGCATGATGGCGGCCGGCGAGCCCGGAGTGGCGCTCCTCCACGGGGTCACGGCGAGCGGCAAGACCGAGGTCTACCTGGACGCCATCGCCAGAACGCTGGCCGCCGGGCGCACCGCCATCGTCCTCGTGCCGGAGATCGCGCTGACCGCGCAGGTGGTCGAGGTGTTCACCGCCCGCTTCGGCGACGAGGTGGCGGTGCTGCACAGCCGTCTCTCGATGGGCGAGCACCACGACGAGTGGCGGCGTCTGCAGGAGGGCAGCGCGCGCATCGCCGTCGGCGCCCGCTCGGCCGTGTTCGCGCCGCTTGAGCGGCTGGGGTTGGTCGTCGTCGACGAAGAGCACGAGGCCTCCTACAAGCAGGAGAGCCAGCCGCGCTACCACGCCCGCGAGACGGCCATGCAGAGGGGAGCGGACAGCGGCGCCCTGGTGGTTCTCGGGAGCGCAACGCCCTCGCTGGAGAGCTACCACGCGGCGGCCGCCGGGCGCTTTGCGCTGGTGGAGATGCCCGAGCGCGTGGACGCCCGGCCGCTGCCGGCCGTCTCGGTGGTGGACCTGCGCGAGGAGATCAGGGAGCACCGCGCGCTGTTCAGCCGTGAGCTGCTTGGCGCTCTGGCCGAACGCCTGGCGCGTCGCCAGCAGTCGATCCTCTTCCTGAACCGCCGCGGCTACGCCCAGTTCGTTCTCTGCCGCGACTGCGGCTTCGTGGCGCGCTGCCCCAACTGCGCCGTCTCGCTGACCTACCATGCCGCGGAGAGCGCCTTGCGCTGCCATCACTGCGACTACGCGCGGTCGGCGCCGACCCTGTGCCCGGACTGCGGCGGCCGCAAGGTGAAGTCGTTCGGGATCGGGACGGAGCGCGTGGAGGAGGAGGTGCTGGCGCACTTCCCGGACGCGCGCGTGGTCCGCCTGGACCGCGACACGGTCACGCGCAAGGGCGCCCACGCCGGCATCCTGGGCCGGTTCCGGCGCGGCGAGGCCGACGTGCTGATCGGCACTCAGATGGTGGCGAAGGGGCTCGACTTCCCGAACGTGACGCTCGTCGGCGTCATCACCGCCGACACGGGGATTCACATGCCGGACTTTCGCGCCGCCGAGCGCACCTTCCAGTTGCTCACGCAGGTGGCCGGCCGCGCCGGCCGGGGAGAGCATCCCGGCAGCGTCGTGATCCAGACGTTCAGCCCGGACCACTACGGTGTGCAGCGGGCGGTCGAGCAGGACTACGCCGGGTTCTACGCACGCGAGATCCGCTTCCGCGAGGAGCTGGGATACCCGCCCTTCCGGCGCCTGGCGAACCTCGTGGTGGCGGACCCCGCGGCCGCCGGCGCCCGTGACCGGTGCGAGGGCCTGGCCGCCGCCCTGCGCGCCACGCTGCCGCGGGAGATCGAGCTGATCGGCCCGGCTCCGGCGCCGCTTGCCCGCCTGCGCGGCCGCTACCGGCGTCACATCGTCTTGCGCGCGCCCGTCGAAGCCCCTCTCTCGACGCTCGTGCAGCAGGCTCTCGCGAGCATGGCCTCGCAGGAGCGCCACGGCATCGTCGTCGACATCGATCCGGTCGGCATGGCCTGA
- a CDS encoding DUF488 domain-containing protein, translated as MSGTRSICSVGHSTLPLAAFIALLRENGIRRVADVRSFPASRANPQFNRDRLPVSLAGAEIGYAHLASLGGRRSRRKDLAPGTSPNGGWENESFRNYADYALTPPFREGLAELLVLAELPTAIMCAEAVWWRCHRRIVADYLVARGWTVLQVVPPDPPEPHALTPFARVLRDGSIIYPLPEERSHDAAG; from the coding sequence ATGAGCGGCACGCGGTCGATCTGCTCCGTGGGCCATTCGACCCTACCGCTGGCTGCCTTCATCGCCCTGCTCCGCGAGAACGGAATTCGCCGGGTGGCCGACGTTCGCTCATTCCCGGCCTCGCGCGCCAACCCCCAGTTCAACCGTGATCGCCTGCCCGTGTCGCTGGCCGGGGCGGAGATCGGCTACGCGCACCTGGCGAGCCTCGGGGGTCGGCGCAGCCGCCGCAAGGACCTGGCCCCCGGCACGTCCCCGAACGGCGGATGGGAGAACGAGAGCTTCCGCAACTACGCCGACTACGCCCTGACGCCGCCCTTTCGCGAGGGTCTTGCGGAGCTGCTGGTCCTGGCGGAGCTGCCGACCGCCATCATGTGCGCGGAAGCCGTCTGGTGGCGCTGTCACCGTCGCATCGTGGCCGACTACCTGGTGGCGCGCGGGTGGACCGTGCTTCAGGTGGTGCCTCCGGATCCGCCGGAGCCCCATGCGCTCACCCCGTTTGCCAGAGTGCTGCGCGATGGCTCCATCATCTACCCCCTGCCAGAGGAGCGTTCCCATGACGCTGCCGGTTGA
- a CDS encoding DNA-3-methyladenine glycosylase 2 family protein, with product MTLPVDPAAVAGWVLADRLRVPVTASYRLDLTVAVLRRTAANLVDVWTDDGKYLRATVTPRGPQVRAITQARDAQELEMAVYVPAPGAAGRPSPPALGLEPRLTLGTSVDLAGFYAAARGLPLLWPLVESARGVRPPRYASLWEAICNSVLFQQVSLEAAIAVMGRMVAHFGKVVRFGPSTLHSFPEPAAIRNADPMTLRGFGLSTSKARTLRDAADAIIAGRLTDEEIAGLSTAAASARLTREWGIGQWTASVILLRGFGRLDVFPLGDSGARRGLRNLLGEIREGADPDATEMLNALGPWRGMLYYHLLLQRLQRRGEVDLATPSPKGRAPSE from the coding sequence ATGACGCTGCCGGTTGATCCCGCGGCCGTCGCGGGCTGGGTGCTCGCGGACCGGCTTCGCGTCCCCGTGACGGCCTCCTATCGCCTGGACCTGACCGTGGCGGTCTTGCGGCGCACTGCCGCGAACCTGGTGGACGTATGGACGGACGACGGAAAGTACCTGCGCGCAACGGTCACTCCCCGCGGGCCACAGGTGCGTGCCATCACGCAGGCACGTGACGCGCAAGAGCTGGAGATGGCCGTCTACGTGCCAGCGCCGGGCGCGGCGGGACGCCCCAGCCCGCCGGCGCTCGGCCTCGAGCCGCGGCTGACCCTCGGCACGAGCGTAGACCTGGCTGGCTTCTACGCGGCGGCGCGGGGTCTCCCGCTGCTCTGGCCACTGGTCGAGAGCGCGCGAGGGGTGAGGCCGCCGCGCTACGCGTCGCTGTGGGAGGCGATCTGCAACTCGGTGTTGTTCCAGCAGGTGAGCCTCGAAGCGGCCATCGCGGTCATGGGGCGGATGGTCGCCCACTTCGGCAAGGTGGTGCGGTTCGGTCCATCGACGCTCCACTCCTTCCCCGAACCCGCGGCCATCCGGAACGCGGACCCGATGACGCTTCGAGGGTTCGGGCTGAGCACATCCAAGGCAAGGACGCTGCGCGATGCCGCCGATGCCATCATCGCGGGACGCCTCACCGATGAAGAGATCGCCGGCCTGTCCACCGCCGCGGCGAGCGCCCGACTCACCCGGGAGTGGGGCATCGGCCAATGGACCGCGTCCGTCATCCTCCTGCGAGGCTTTGGGCGCCTGGATGTCTTCCCCCTGGGCGACAGTGGGGCTCGACGCGGCTTGAGGAACCTGCTTGGCGAGATTCGCGAAGGCGCGGACCCCGACGCGACCGAGATGCTGAACGCGCTGGGCCCCTGGCGCGGCATGCTCTACTATCACCTGTTGCTCCAGCGGCTCCAGAGGCGCGGCGAGGTCGATCTCGCGACGCCGTCACCGAAAGGCCGGGCCCCCTCGGAGTGA